CGTCGAGGCCGAGGCCGCCGGCTCGCTGATGTTCTACGGGGCGGGAGCGGGCGGTGTGCAGACAGCATCCGCCGTTCTCGGCGACGTCGTCTCGGCGGCACGGCGGCACATCGCGGGCGGAGTCGGTGTCGGCGAATCGACCAGGGCGAACCTGCCCGTCGTCGCGATCGGCCACGTCACCACGCGATACCAGATCACGCTCGAGGTCTCGGATGCTCCGGGCGTGCTCGCCACGGTCGCCGGGATCCTCAGCGACGGCGACGTCTCGGTCGCCACCGTGGTCCAGACCGTCGAGGGGGAGGCGGAACCCACCGCTCGCCTCGTGATCGGCACCCATCGTGCGACGGACTCGGCGCTCAGCGCCACCGTGACCGCGCTGTCGGAGAGCTCCGTCGTCGAGCGCGTGGTCTCGGTGCTGCGCGTGGAAGGCGAGTGACCGTGGCGGCAGGACGCACGGTCGAGGTCACGGTTCCGGCGACCAGCGCCAACCTCGGCCCCGGCTTCGACACGCTCGGGCTCGCGCTCAGCGTCTACGACACGCTCCTCGTCACCGAGCTCGCGGCCGGGGAGCTGGAGATCGAGGTCACAGGATCCGGCGCCCAGGAGATCCCGCGCGACGCGTCGAACCTGATCGTCCGCACCGTCGCGCACGTGTACGCCGATGTGGATCGTCCCTTTCCGGGTCTGCGCATCCAGGCCGAGAACGGCGTGCCGCACGGACGCGGCCTCGGCTCGTCGGGAGCCGCGGTCGCCGCGGGCATCCTCGCGGCCAAGGGGCTGCTCGAGGGCGACGTCGACATCGACGACGCCGACATGCTCCGCCTCGCCACGGAGATCGAGGGGCATCCCGACAACGTCGCTCCGGCGCTCTTCGGCGGACTCACGATCGCCTGGATGGGGGAGCACGGCGCCCGGCACAAGAAGCTGCTCGTGCATCGCGGAGTCTCTCCTCTCGTGCTGGTGCCCTCGTACACGATGTCCACGTCGGCCGCGCGCTCGCTGCAGCCGCCCCACGTCTCGACCGCGGATGCGGTGTTCAACCTGTCGCGCTCGGCCCTGCTGATCGCGGCACTCACCCAGAGCCCCGAACTGCTGCTCGATGCCACGGCCGACCGTCTGCACCAGGACTACCGTGCCGAGGCGATGCCCGAGACGCAGCGACTCGTGCAGGCGCTGCGCAGTGCCGGCTTCGCGGCCGTCGTCTCGGGCGCCGGACCCAGCGTGCTGGTGCTCGCCGACGGCCCCGGGCGCCGCCAGGATGCCGTGGAACTCGCCGAATCCACCACCGACACCCCGTGGGATGCGCTGCTGCTCGCCGTCGACGTGCGTGGTGGTACAGTGGGGGAATCGAGCGGAGGGCTCCACGCAACTGCGTGAATCTGGCCCCATTGCAACTCTGCAAGTCCCGCACGCAAATCCCTGTATCACTGCTCTCAGCGAGAACCCGGTTCTCTTCGAGAACCAAGTGACGAGGCGGCTGACGCCGAGCGTCAGCCCGTGCGACCGCGCTCAGCACCCGTTGTGCGCGTACCGCTCGTGTTCCCCAGACTGAAGAGGGAGTACTCGTGGAGAATTTCTCCGAGACCCAGAACGACAAGGCGGCACCTGCCGCCGAGGCTCCGGCGAGGGCGTCCGACGCCGCGACCGCATCCGCGACCGAAGTGGCCCCTGCACGCAAGCGCGCACCGCGACGTGCGAGCACCGCGACCGCTGCAGCGAAGGCCGAGAAGGCCGCGGCGGCCGCCGCTGAGGCGCCCGCCGCCGATGCCGCACCCGCCGCTGCATCCGCTGCCGCACCCGCCGCCGAGGCTCCGGCCGAGGCTGCACCGAAGGCGAAGGCCCCGCGCCGCAGCCGGGCGAAGAAGGCCGATGCCGAGACCGAGGCGTCCGCGGCGTCCGCGCAGGCTCCCGCCGCCGAGGCCCCCACCGCGGACGCGGCACCGGCCGAGTCCGCACCGTCCGCCGACGCCGGATCCTCCGAC
The sequence above is a segment of the Microbacterium sp. Root553 genome. Coding sequences within it:
- the thrB gene encoding homoserine kinase; protein product: MTVAAGRTVEVTVPATSANLGPGFDTLGLALSVYDTLLVTELAAGELEIEVTGSGAQEIPRDASNLIVRTVAHVYADVDRPFPGLRIQAENGVPHGRGLGSSGAAVAAGILAAKGLLEGDVDIDDADMLRLATEIEGHPDNVAPALFGGLTIAWMGEHGARHKKLLVHRGVSPLVLVPSYTMSTSAARSLQPPHVSTADAVFNLSRSALLIAALTQSPELLLDATADRLHQDYRAEAMPETQRLVQALRSAGFAAVVSGAGPSVLVLADGPGRRQDAVELAESTTDTPWDALLLAVDVRGGTVGESSGGLHATA